The following are encoded in a window of Ruminiclostridium herbifermentans genomic DNA:
- the thiI gene encoding tRNA uracil 4-sulfurtransferase ThiI: MKKIILVRYGEIILKGLNRPVFEEKLMGNIKSAIYKFGKAKVLKSQGRIYIEPEDENYEFDLVMQRVTKVFGVVSVSPVWKIETDYEQIKTYALKMATELVNQYGYKTFKVETKRGNKKFPMQSPEVCNDIGGHIFENINGLTVDVHNPDFILFIEIRENSYIYSETIKGHGGMPLGSNGKAMLLLSGGIDSPVAGWMMGKRGVELEAIHFYSYPYTSERAKQKVIDLAKILAGYCGKIHLHIVPFTEIQLAINDKCPEDQLTIIMRRIMMRIAEQIARNSNAMALVTGESMGQVASQTMHGLYCTDSAVNMPVFRPLIGMDKVEVIDIARKIDTFETSILPYEDCCTVFVAKHPQTKPKLDKILLSESKVDFEPLIKTAIETTEVIVVRP; the protein is encoded by the coding sequence ATGAAAAAAATTATTTTGGTACGTTATGGAGAAATTATATTAAAGGGCTTAAATAGACCAGTTTTTGAAGAGAAATTAATGGGAAATATAAAAAGCGCAATATATAAATTTGGTAAAGCAAAGGTATTAAAATCTCAAGGAAGAATTTACATTGAACCTGAAGATGAAAATTACGAGTTTGATTTGGTTATGCAGAGGGTCACAAAAGTATTTGGCGTAGTTTCTGTTAGTCCTGTTTGGAAAATAGAAACTGATTATGAGCAAATAAAAACTTATGCATTAAAAATGGCAACAGAATTAGTTAATCAATATGGTTATAAAACTTTTAAAGTAGAAACCAAAAGAGGTAATAAGAAATTTCCAATGCAGTCCCCCGAAGTTTGTAATGATATTGGAGGACATATTTTTGAAAATATAAATGGATTAACAGTAGATGTTCATAATCCTGATTTTATTTTATTTATTGAGATTAGAGAGAATTCATATATTTACTCAGAAACTATTAAAGGTCATGGCGGAATGCCATTGGGCTCAAATGGAAAAGCAATGCTTTTATTATCAGGAGGTATTGACAGTCCTGTTGCAGGCTGGATGATGGGGAAAAGAGGAGTTGAACTAGAAGCTATCCACTTCTACAGTTATCCATATACTAGCGAAAGAGCAAAACAAAAAGTAATTGATCTTGCGAAGATATTAGCTGGATACTGCGGAAAAATTCATTTGCACATAGTTCCTTTTACAGAAATACAATTAGCTATAAATGATAAATGTCCAGAAGACCAGCTAACAATCATAATGAGACGTATTATGATGAGAATTGCTGAACAAATAGCTCGTAATTCAAATGCTATGGCTTTAGTAACTGGTGAAAGTATGGGACAGGTTGCAAGTCAGACTATGCATGGCTTATATTGTACTGATTCAGCAGTCAATATGCCTGTATTTAGGCCGTTAATTGGTATGGACAAGGTAGAGGTTATTGATATTGCAAGAAAAATTGATACATTTGAAACCTCAATACTGCCATATGAAGATTGCTGTACTGTTTTTGTTGCAAAGCACCCGCAAACAAAGCCTAAGCTTGATAAAATTTTGCTGTCAGAATCTAAAGTGGATTTTGAACCATTAATAAAAACTGCAATTGAAACTACAGAAGTAATTGTGGTTAGACCATAA
- a CDS encoding DUF2225 domain-containing protein, with amino-acid sequence MNDLLYNKKVMCPACNREIEVTRVKTKACKVLSRDTDMCVHYENINVLFYDVWVCDNCGYAALQDKFEGLFTRDVKAIKENISKNWIKRSFTGERDVDKAIEAFKLALLTLKVRNAKNSEIAKVCLRIAWLYRFKKHSANEIKYLNFALEAYKDAYQNERFPLDKLDEITCMYIIAELFRRVGKFDEAITWFSRIVASPEARSKPSLIDMARDQYQLAKDQLAEQNT; translated from the coding sequence ATGAATGATTTACTTTACAATAAGAAAGTTATGTGCCCTGCATGTAATAGAGAAATAGAAGTTACAAGAGTTAAAACTAAGGCATGTAAAGTGCTTTCAAGAGATACAGATATGTGTGTGCATTATGAAAACATTAATGTACTATTTTATGATGTATGGGTATGCGATAATTGTGGATATGCTGCCTTACAAGATAAATTCGAAGGATTATTTACAAGAGACGTTAAAGCAATAAAAGAAAATATTAGTAAAAACTGGATTAAGAGAAGTTTTACTGGAGAACGAGATGTGGACAAGGCTATAGAAGCTTTTAAACTAGCACTTCTAACCTTAAAAGTACGAAATGCTAAAAACAGTGAAATAGCTAAGGTTTGCTTAAGAATAGCATGGTTATATAGGTTTAAAAAACATAGTGCTAATGAAATTAAGTATCTTAATTTTGCATTAGAAGCTTACAAAGATGCGTATCAAAATGAGAGATTCCCGTTGGACAAGCTAGATGAAATAACCTGTATGTATATAATTGCAGAGTTATTTAGAAGGGTAGGCAAGTTTGATGAAGCTATAACATGGTTTAGCCGTATTGTTGCGTCTCCAGAAGCTAGAAGTAAGCCATCATTAATCGATATGGCTAGAGACCAGTATCAGCTTGCTAAGGATCAGCTAGCGGAACAAAATACATGA
- a CDS encoding VanW family protein has protein sequence MFKQIINKIIKKNRRIRGSYYYFLVLLSLVLLAGVIFGYTTYKKISYMYFYNGIYVDGINISGLSKETAVKKLQKEKKFDYKDKIIYLIYKEKKWPIPLDSIKYKPDFDSTLNYAYNIGRKGSIVQRLNIINSLNRKPINLILSYKYDKNQLVKKLEVIKKDIDFLGISSTYNYNYGKINYTADVTGRKLDVDTNLKLIETYLLNRNFEDINLVVQPVKPSITLEDVKELEHVLASYTTSFNINNYSRASNIKLACQKINNYLLLPGEEFSLDLVLGPRTTAHGYMEAPIIMKNSVVQGTGGGVCQVASTLYNAVLFSMLQVTSRINHSITLNYVPPGQDATISEGYIDFKFKNNRDYTVCIVAEVDKGNLTVKIIGRKRINDPIVKLRPVIIEEYEPPHPEYVIDDSLSDNQVVIRTKEKKGMKVVLYRDSYNSQGLLINTEKISQDIYKPVRGVLAVNKKSYNNLKIN, from the coding sequence ATGTTTAAACAAATAATTAATAAAATTATTAAAAAAAATAGAAGAATAAGAGGATCCTATTACTATTTTTTAGTACTACTGTCGCTAGTTTTACTTGCAGGAGTTATCTTTGGATATACAACTTATAAAAAAATTTCATATATGTATTTTTACAATGGAATTTATGTTGATGGAATAAATATTTCAGGGTTATCAAAGGAAACTGCAGTTAAAAAGCTTCAGAAAGAAAAAAAATTTGATTATAAAGACAAAATAATTTATCTAATTTATAAGGAAAAGAAATGGCCTATACCTTTAGATAGTATAAAATATAAGCCGGATTTTGATTCTACGCTAAATTATGCCTATAACATTGGAAGAAAAGGGAGTATAGTCCAGCGTTTAAATATCATTAATAGTTTAAATAGAAAACCAATTAACCTTATTTTATCTTATAAATATGACAAGAATCAGCTTGTAAAAAAACTAGAGGTAATAAAAAAAGATATAGATTTTTTAGGTATTTCCTCCACTTATAATTATAATTATGGTAAAATAAACTATACAGCTGATGTCACAGGAAGAAAATTAGATGTTGATACAAATTTAAAATTGATTGAAACATATTTACTCAATAGAAATTTTGAAGATATAAATTTAGTTGTTCAACCAGTAAAACCGTCTATTACTTTAGAAGATGTTAAAGAACTAGAGCATGTGCTTGCTTCATATACAACTAGTTTTAATATAAACAATTACAGTAGGGCAAGTAATATTAAGTTGGCATGCCAAAAAATTAACAATTATTTACTATTACCAGGTGAAGAATTTTCATTGGATTTAGTGCTTGGACCTAGGACAACAGCTCACGGCTATATGGAAGCCCCAATTATAATGAAAAACTCAGTTGTGCAAGGGACTGGTGGTGGAGTATGTCAAGTGGCTTCAACTTTGTACAATGCAGTTCTATTTTCAATGCTGCAGGTTACTAGTAGAATTAACCACTCAATAACTCTTAATTATGTACCTCCTGGGCAAGATGCAACAATATCTGAGGGATATATTGACTTTAAATTTAAAAATAATAGAGACTATACTGTTTGCATTGTAGCAGAAGTTGATAAAGGCAATTTAACTGTAAAAATTATTGGAAGAAAAAGAATCAATGATCCTATAGTTAAATTAAGGCCAGTTATTATTGAAGAGTACGAGCCTCCGCATCCAGAATATGTGATTGATGATAGCCTGTCAGACAACCAAGTTGTTATTAGAACAAAAGAAAAAAAAGGAATGAAAGTTGTATTATATAGAGATTCTTATAACAGCCAAGGTTTACTGATAAATACTGAAAAAATTAGTCAGGATATTTACAAGCCTGTTCGTGGAGTGCTTGCTGTAAATAAAAAAAGTTATAATAATTTAAAGATAAATTAA
- a CDS encoding AIR synthase family protein: MESGKVPNDVLNKIVLSKINKFREEIILRPGIGEDCAAIDFGEYACVLSTDPITAAVNDIGKLSVHISCNDIASSGVEPLGLMVTILCPVGTSEAELENVMEQICVTAAELNVEIVGGHTEVTPAVNQIIISTTCIGKSQKNKIVSSTGAKPGDSIIMTKSAGMEGAAIIATDFAHKLNNIISHEDLCYAREFVKSLSVVKEGVLSGKFGATSMHDITEGGVLGAVWEISEASGVGVVINKDNISVDPVTKSICNALDINVLRLISSGSMLITCPNGEELVKILESNNIKATIIGTVTANKNEKLLISKKEGTVQEIEPPSSDELYKLYVTANHEHSL; the protein is encoded by the coding sequence ATGGAATCGGGTAAGGTGCCAAATGACGTTTTAAATAAAATTGTTCTTAGTAAAATAAATAAATTTAGAGAAGAAATAATTCTTAGACCTGGAATTGGCGAGGATTGTGCAGCAATAGATTTTGGGGAATATGCGTGCGTGTTGTCAACTGATCCTATCACAGCAGCTGTAAATGATATTGGAAAGCTTTCCGTTCACATATCCTGCAATGATATTGCTTCAAGTGGAGTTGAGCCACTTGGATTAATGGTTACAATTCTATGTCCTGTTGGAACAAGTGAAGCAGAACTGGAAAATGTAATGGAGCAGATATGTGTTACTGCTGCAGAACTAAACGTTGAAATAGTAGGCGGACATACTGAGGTTACACCAGCTGTAAATCAAATAATTATTTCTACCACATGTATTGGCAAGTCTCAGAAAAATAAAATTGTATCATCTACTGGAGCAAAGCCTGGTGATAGTATTATTATGACTAAAAGCGCAGGGATGGAAGGTGCAGCTATAATTGCCACTGATTTTGCTCATAAACTTAATAACATTATAAGCCATGAAGATTTATGCTATGCAAGAGAGTTTGTTAAATCATTAAGTGTCGTTAAAGAAGGAGTGCTGTCTGGAAAATTTGGGGCTACATCCATGCATGATATTACAGAAGGAGGTGTTCTAGGAGCTGTCTGGGAAATTTCAGAAGCTTCTGGAGTTGGAGTTGTTATAAACAAAGATAATATTTCAGTTGATCCAGTCACAAAATCCATTTGTAATGCATTAGATATAAATGTACTGAGATTAATTTCCAGCGGGAGTATGTTAATTACCTGTCCAAATGGTGAAGAACTTGTGAAGATTTTGGAAAGTAACAATATTAAAGCTACAATTATTGGAACAGTTACTGCAAATAAAAATGAAAAATTACTCATTAGTAAAAAGGAAGGTACCGTTCAAGAGATTGAACCACCATCCTCAGACGAACTTTATAAGTTATATGTTACTGCCAATCACGAGCATAGCTTATAG